From Daucus carota subsp. sativus chromosome 6, DH1 v3.0, whole genome shotgun sequence:
TACCGTCTGCAACGACTCTACTGGCTACCTTGGGATTGTTTTTCCGGATGAAGAGATTCAACGAATCACTGGCAAAAATGTTTTTGATATTGAAAATGACAGCACTCAAGTAAGTACAAGCATAACAAGTATTTAAGAGTTTATTTCATCCACTTCTGCAAATTTAAAACCTTTACACTTGCTTACTTTTAAATTCTCAATACTACTCTTAGGTTGGAGACTCAATATCTTTTCCTCCACTGCTAAAGGCTTTCGAAAAGAAAGAATTTATTGTTACTTTGATCATAGGGGAAACCAATGTGCATAATTCATGTAATGTTTACCTCGCTCATGCAATTGATGAGCCTCCTGAAATGCTAGGAGACCACGTTCCTGGTGAAGTGGTTCCTGCGAACTCTAAGCAAGATTCCATTTCCATGGTATCAATCTACTACACATTTTTCTACTTGATATAAAACGTAATGTAATATATGGTTATCTATTTAAGAGCTGTGATTGTTTTAATTATGTCAACAGAATTTGGAAGAGACATTAAACCGTGCATCCGATAGTCCAGCAACTGAGAAGTCCACAAACAAGCAGAGACCACGTAAGAAAACTGAAACTGTGCCATTTGAGACTGAGGAAAATGTTAAGAAAAGAAAGACAGTGAAGAAAGACATTGTACGTATTGATTaattgatatataataattgaaataatgTAGGCATTTTgtttttacaaaacaaacaacTAACATATATCTATTGTTTATTGCAGGACTAAAATCGGAATCTCATAGCTTACAATTTCTACAGAGGAAAGAATTCATGTTTTTGTCATGGCCCTTCTTTTGGCTCCTCTTATGTCTTCTAATATATTATGCAAACCTTTATTTTTGGTGAACACAGAACTGCAATTCATATCCCAGCTTATGTTATTTTGCCAGCCTCTACTGTAAGAAATATTGTCGCTACAATTAATACACTCCAATTCTATGAATTGTTGTATCAAAACCATGTCAGTACTATGTGCTTTAATACTATTATCATCAAATTGGAAATTTGAGCATTTATATGGACATTTCTTCATTGTAATAGAGACACTAGGTTGGCAACTATTAAGTACAACAGTATCCTGTGCCTCAGTCATTTAACTGTCTCACATTCAAAATTTTTTCAACCGCACCAAACCTAACAAACGAAGACATTTAATTACAACTTAAACTTACAATTGGAAAGAAGACATCCCAtctatattgtatataaatagCACCATTATCCTCAACCACACTCTactattacaaaaaaaatgtcTAAAACAAAGTACGATAGTTTCAAAGAtttgaggaagagcaagtatGACTGGAAGGTTCAAGCGAGAATACTTCATTTCTGGAGAGGTTTCTCAAAAACCAAGCAATCTTTCAAAAGCTTCAACATTTTACTTGTGGATAGTAAAGTAAGTTTTGACACCTAAATTCTTTTTAAGCCTACCAAATTTAAATTTCTGGAGTATATTTTAATTGTTCTGCAACTTCTTCAAGCGTGTACGAATCCATGCATTTGTACCTGGAACTGAAGCTGATGAGCTTGCTAAACTTCTGGAAGTGGGCAAGGTATACTTGATAGAGAATTTCACAGTAAGTGATTACACCAGCGATGACAAATTCCGATGTGTAAGGAAGGAAATACAAATCGTGTTTGATAATCAAACTAAAATCACACCTTTGGAAGAAAAAGCTGTTAATATTGAGAAGCATGTGTTTGATTTCTTTGATCTGTCTGATCTCAAATCATTGGTAAACCAACAAACTTATCTTGCTGGTAAGTTCAATTATTACATTTCTCTTATTATGCATGTTGTGAGCTCTGTTTGATTCATACTTCTTTCCAAATTAGATGTTATTGGAGTTATGGAAAAACCAAAACCTCTTgctaaaataaaaaacagacaTGGCATCTTGCAAGACCAGATCAAATTTCGAATAGCTGATGGCAGGTTTGTTTTCATGCATCTCACAAATATTACACATTACTAACAACTGCATTGTTCACTACCTTTTACAACCTAAGTAAACACAATGTTTTATTTCTGTGATGTGCAGTACAATTGTCAAAGTTACTTTCTGGGATGAGTTTGCAGTTAGATTCTCAGCAGCGTTGAAACATAATTTTCAGTGCCCTATTATCATTATCATTGGAAGTGCTCGAATAACCGAGTGGTCAAGTAAGTCTAAAGTTCAAACCTAATTGCTGATGTATTATGATGCTTATTCATATATTGTAAACATTTTTTCACGTAGACGAACCTACAATAGCTAATGCTTCTCCTACAAGTTTCTATCTCAATTGTGATCACCGAAACGTTGCTGAGTTCAGGAAAAGGTAACTTGCATTTCCTACGGTTTCTGTAAATCACCAGTCAAGGATAATGATCTATTCCTACACACACTTAACATATTTCAGGTTGTCTTCCGAATCTTTTCCTGATATGAACCTTGATTATTCAACAAATGCAACTCTTGATGTTTATAAAGTCCAATCTATTAAAGAGTTTAAAGAAGATCAGATTCTGGTATGACTCTATCAATATGTTAAGTGATTTGTACTTTCTAAAGTCAAAAAAAGTAACTAATATCAGTTCAAAATATCATGCAGAAGGAGGTTTTATGCCAGgttaaaatcagaaaaatacaaaatattagcTCCTGGTTTGTCAATGTATGCACTTCTTGCTATAAAGAAACACAGCTTCTGGAGAACAGCTACCAGTGCAAGTTCTGTGATAGGAAATGCTCATATCCAGATAAGAAGTAAATCCATCACCAATCAGCACTTCCTTTTTATTATAGTGATTAACAACTTTAATGAAATAATACAGGTTCCAAGTTTGTATTTTTGCTTCTGATGATACTGGTGCAATTGATATAATGCTTGAAGATCGTGAAGTGCGTACAGTGATTGGAAAATCAGTTTTCAACATAATTGATGAGGTGAAGATATGCCCACGTGTTGTACAACTATGTTCAATTCTACACAAatgtttaacaaaaaatttgttTGCCATGTCAGGGACAAAGCAAGGAAAATCTACCAGTGATACTGAAAAGCATGGAAAACAAGGACTACACCATCAAGTTGCTTATAAAGAAGGAAAACATAACTGAGGATTACCCGATCTATAGTGCCGAAGACATAATGGaaggatttaaaattgaaactgacagtgatgatgaaagTACTCCACATCCAATTGAACAAATGCAAACTCAAGTAAGTTTCAATTCTAAAAAATTATCCTATTGTACTTCTTAAATACTGATCTATCACCAGTTattctaaattaatttttctaaacAGCCATCTGCATCAAGCTACCATTTGGATTCTCTATCTGGGATAAGTTACACATCaaagaagagagagaaatgaagtACAAGGTCACAACAAACACCGCCTTGGCTAATTATCTAATGTTCTTAATTAAACTATGTTTTACCTAAATccagtaatatttttaatgctgTAGAACAGTAATATTGAGCACTTGAAGACACTACAAGTATTATTGTTATGTAATTCTGTTGTGTGCTTGATAAGTTTATTGCTTTTGTTGAGTATTTTTTCGGCTTTATCATTGCATTCATTTTTATCCTGCGGCATATCagaataaatatatcattcatcaCTCACAAGATTCAATCCAATAATATCCTACATAGATGAAATTTAGAGTTAAACAGCAACCCAAAACTACAACATATCTCAGTTTTTAGAGTTTAAAACTTTCAACGATGACAACTTAACCAAACATTTAGCTTAGACATCATTCTCTCCTTTCTCAACAACAAGACTGAAATCTTTATACGAAAGCTTACAGCACTCGAAGATGCATCTGTCCCCAACCATCAGCTGTAAGTCATCACGTAACTGCAACCACCCTTTGTTAATTGTTGCACGTTTCCAATCAGCTCTGTGTTTTATTTCGAGCCTCCATGATCGGTCTCCAACATAAACATTTATGTAGTCAGTTTTCCCCCACATATACCATTTCTCTCTGAATGCAGTTGGTATGTCCTAAAACAAATTGAGAAACTAAATTACTATTATTTCAAAGAATAATACTGAAGTCTGCctattgtatatataaacatcTACTTACCACTCCATGACAATATTTCAGCATATGAAATGGTTGAACTGTGATTTCAAAACGAGCAGCAACATTTGACTCATCAGATAATTCTcctaaaatcaaatcaatagcTTAATATTCCAAACAACACAATAACCAACTGTTATACAAAATATAAAGGAGAAAAACTTATACTACCTGAAGATACAGGTGTTCCAGTGAATATGACTTCAACATATTTCTCATCAAAAGCAGCTATGTTAAAGCTAAAGTGACCATCATATGTGAACAACAACACATGAAAGCTATTCAAAGAATCCAACCCCAGCAGTTTGCACATACCAATCAAACCTGATAGCTTATTAGATTTCACACAAAAGCGACCTTCAAATGATTTCCCATTACTTAATATGAAGTGCAGGAACTTGGAAATATTCCCACCACAATTTTCCACAAACTTGGGAGGTACGGACTGTCCAAAAAAATGGAAACAAAATTGTATTACTTTGCACTGTAAACAATCAATGTAGAATCAATGAATGAAAGCATAGATAACAGAATGCCGTCACAACATACAATTTCATTTTGAAGTTGGTCAAGATTGTTAATGAAATGCACAAACTTCCAACCACCATCTCGGATCTTTGCTGAATATGACAATAAAAATCAGTTTCCAGAGAAAAAGATACCTTTTGCTTTTGACAGAAAATAAAGAGCCTTACGCTTCAGAGGATTTCCACACTGCGAAAGATGAGTGATCATTGGATAATCAATTTCACAAGAGTGAAGCCCTAAAACATAGACATTCATATCTGACTGTCCATAATACTCAAAAACCAGCACTTCCCCGCCCTTGAATCCAAAATCGCTATAAAATGTGGACATTCCCATCATTATTCCTGTTATCTTATCAAAATGAACGGGGAGACGGTATCCGGTTCTCAGATTCAAACCAAACTCCTGAGGGAGCATGTTTGCATACTTTTGCTGGAAATCAAAGGGAAGTTTCTGCAACAAAATCAAACGAGAATTTAATCAAACTTACTaagcataaaattttttttaaaaatggaaGTTACTAGACAGAATACCATCACATCTGAACAAATGTCCTTGCGGCTCAAAGCTTTAATAAACTTATGCGCCACAAACCCTGTGCATTCCATTTTCAGCTTACTAATCTGTAAGCAATATTAGTCTGTTACATGCAATCAATATTATCGGGGCAAAAACTATCAACACTATTTTACAAAAGCAAATCAGAGAAAGATTATGAACAATATGTAAGAATCATTAAAAGGgttttcaaaatcaaaacataatcTTTAAAAGAGAAGATTATTATTGCATGCAATTAAAAACTGGGTAATGAATACAAATTTCAACTGAGGCAACCATAAGCTTAACGATTCTCATTACCTTCAGAAGATCAGTTTGTGAGGGATGCTCTGACTATGCCTTATTCTTGAAACACAAAGTAGAAAATGTGTACCTTTTTACAATACCAACATAAACCTCAATAAAAACAGCTTTAATGCGGTGGAGTTAGTAGTTGGTTTAATTTCGGGAGTTACAAAATAAGTGTACATTTTAATGTGCTATTACCCGTccacaaatttgaaaaaatgtGGGTCTCCTTTTCAAAGAATTGGCAGCCCAACTGATAGTGTAAAATCCAGTATtgacaaaaaaaagagaagacaAATTGAACCAAGTAAAAGTGAAATGGACAttccaatattattattatattctttttgctTAAAAAATAAACAAGGAATACATTATCAGTAAATTATATTGATTAAGCATAAAACTTCTAAAAAGAAATACTACATGTCATAATTTAGTACTGTAGCAGATGTCCTGAAAAAGACTGTGCattcaaatataatatgttaaCTGGTAAAACCTGAGCAcagaaaaacttaaaaaatagcAAATTTGTTCAGACCACAACTTCAGACATATTACATCAGTATTTAATCAAGCACCATCCACCATTACAAacattaattcaaataaattgtcAAGCCAATCCAGCAAAAGACAACATAAAAATTTCCTAAACAGAGGACAATAACATTAAACTTAAAGATCCCAGATTACTGCTTCTTCACCACTCGAACATTAAAACGATCAAGAGAATCAACTGGACATTCAAAAATACAAATGTCCCCTACTTCCAAGGCCAAACCATCTCTAAGCTGCTGCCATCCATCTTCTATTGTAGAACGATAATAGTCATCCCTCCGGCAAATATCTAGCTTCCAAGAACCATTTCCAGAATACACATATATAGATTGAAAGGTGTCCCACATGCTGCAGAGCTTCTTAAATAGAGGAGAAATATACTGCAACATATCATAAAAAACAATTTACAAATTTTAGTTTCTGCAATTTCATTTCTTGAACGAAAGCTATGTATAaccattgaaaaaaaataagacaACTTACAACAACGTAACATTCGGGAGACATGTGTATTTCTTCAACATGAATTTCAAACTGGAAACCTATTGATGGATGATCCCCACCGGCTTCTACTATACAAAAAGGTAACAATAGTCAGAAACACAACGAAATGGTGCATTTCTCCTGGAGATGTTAATTAGTAAACATATTTACCAATAGAAAGTGGAGTTCCAGGATAAACAATCTCACAAAGTTCTTTGTCAAAAGCCGAGATTGTTATAACAGAATCAACATCATACTTAAACAGCAACATATGAATTTCCTTGGTTCCAGTATTTTTTAACATTTCACAAACACAATCCAATCCTATGAACTTCCTAGATGAAGGACAATACGAACAACCAAACTTCTTCCCATTGCTAATAACATATTTCATAGGTTCACGGAAAGAAAATTCACAACGGTCCAAGAATGCCTCTGGAGGTTGCTGTTAAAACAAAAGTGGAGTTATCTAAATATAACAACTTATTAACTGATTACTAAACTAACTTATCTGTAActtcattattaactatttGTCAATCAAAACTATACTAACTTACAATTTCATTTATAGTTGTTTGTCTGCCAGAATTAAACCAAACAAACCTCCACCCTCCATCGCCAAGAGTGACTACATTGAAAATGAAATGGTCAATAAAGATTCACTTCATTAAAAAGCATCTGGAATTTTAAGTGCGacacaaataataatttaccTAATCGAGGTGGAGATTCTGGCATATTAAACTTAAAATCCGGGTATTTGATTTCAGATAAGTTACTACCCAGAATGTAGACATTGATGTTATATCTGCCAAAGTACTCGAACACTAGCAATTCACCACCATTCAGCTTAAAATGCTTAAAAAAACATAGAAGACCCTTAAAAACACCTCTACTGTGGTCAAATTTAACTGGAAGAACATAACCATTTCGAAGCTTCAATTCCATATCCTCATGTAGGTCATGAGCATATTTAGAACAGAAAGAACGAGGAATCATCTGTTATGACAAGATTTAAAGGAAATGAAAAGTTATTTGTAGGACTCTACATTTCAATCAAGTACAGTCATGAGAGAATACCATTTCGTCGGACAAAGTGTCCATGTGGGTGAGCTTGTGAGAAAATTTTTGAGCCTGAAGTCCACAAGATTCCATGAGTAGATAATTCAAACAGCAAAACCTACATTTTCAGCAAGATAAGGAAACATTAAAGGAGCAGTTCTGAGGGAAGgaactataaataaaaatgatcttACAGTTAGACGGATAATGAACTCTAAAGTTCTACAGATCGAGCGACTCTATATGGACTCGCAGGCTTCTTGGATAAGAAGTGTTTGTCTTCAGCTCCTGAGCGGATGAAATGCTAGGTTTCTTATCAACATCATCTCTGTAAAACTTTACTCTCCCAAATGAGAGTTATTAAAATGAATTGGTACAGTTAACTGTTGACTGAAATCGTTGACTGAAATCTTTTATGCTGTGTCATGAGCTTATTGTAACAGATATTATTCCAAAATTCACGTGTAATTGTCCTTTTATGAAAGTGGTTTCagactaaaaaatattatatgacaaAAATCTAcaatttcttttaataaaacattcattagtttcgatttataaaaaagtCTCATCTTGGCTCTGATATAAGAGGATTTTGAACTTAGTTTttccttttaaaaattattcaaatttatgcATATCGTATTCTCATAAAACAGTTTCctctcaaattttatattagcaAGAGTAAATGCTTTTAACAACATAAAACTAGAGTAATCGGAAAAAAcaaaaagtataattttttttcctttctcttcattttattattgtcaactttatcaaatttaaaaaattaagggaACAAAAACAAGAGAGATCATTAAAATCGTCTTctaattaattgttttaaattattaattaatattgtaGACACAAAATATTTCACACTACCATGCGTAGCGGGCATAATTACTAGTAGTAGTATTATTTTCTGCTGATACACTGTACAGTGGTCAAACTCTTGAAATGAGTAATCTGCTGGCACGGTATAAagcaaaaatgaaaaagaaaccaAGTACCAGTACTAATTTACTCTTATGTTAACTCAAGTCTCTGATTCACTGGGTCAACCAAAATACCTAACCCTGCATCATCATCACCTGAATTACCATTCCCTCTTCCTCTTCAATTTAATCTAATCTGCGTACAAtaattaaactctggtcaaccAGACACGTTCAGACTACTACCGAGTTAACGTCCTGCCACTCTCTTTttatcagtgttctaaaaatcgccgagtcggccgagtactcattccgagtactcgtttttaaccccttgtccgatccgagttccgagtaatcgggttcaaaaccgatttattaaaaaatcggtcAGAATTcggtttgactccgagtactcgaggtcaaatccgagtttgacttatcaattttttattgttttatttgaaaattatttcaaaagagactaaacgtaaatttatatatgttttgatattgtttttacaaagtattgacattaattagaaactatatgtgttttatcaccaaaacttgtgaatgattattatgtcaaaacaatcaagtaacttttatttgaacttcattatttcaagtgtgttattaaaatattaatattattagacagttttattattaatcagtatataactatatatgagaaaaaaaataattaaaaaaaatacccgattagttatccgataactcattccgagtactctcccgaattccgagtactcatttttccgaaaccaaaccgagttggaccgatttccgatttttacaaccttgcTTTTTATTAATTACATTTGTACAGTAGTATCATcatcttaattaattattaattcaatcacttattatttttcattttattttataatatgccCTAGTCTACTCTAtcccatttatatatatatatataaccccCAGCCCCTCCCACCTTCCAAAACCTACAGCTCCAAGCAATGGACAACAAAAACAACGATCACTTCTCCTACCCTCCCGACTCCGATTTGGACCTCAGCTTCACCAGCTGCGCCTCCgccgccaccaccaccaccttctcCTCCTCCGCGCGCAGTAGTCTCGCGCGGAGCAGCCTCACTCTCAGCTTCAACGAGTCTCGTCTCTCTTCCACCACCTCCGCCTCCACCTCGATCCCCAGCCTCCACTCCCGCCCTCACCGCCAGTCTGACCCGAACTGGTCCGCCATCAAAACCGCCACCAATCTCTCCTCCGACAACACGCTCCACCTCCGCCACTTCAAGCTGCTCCGCCACCTCGGCTCCGGGAATCTCGGCCGCGTCTTTCTATGCCGCCTACGTGATAATGATCACGCGAATTTCGCCCTCAAGGTTATTGACAGAGACTCGCTCACTTCTAAGAAAATCTGCCACGTGGAAACCGAGGCGCAGATCCTCTCCACGCTGGACCACCCGTTTCTTCCTACACTCTATGCTCATCTCCAGGTCTCTCACTACACATGTCTTCTCATTGATTACTGTCCTAACGGTGATCTACATAACTTGCTACACAAGCAACCCGGTTACCGGCTACCGGTCGCGTCGGTCAAGTTCTACGCAGCTCAAGTTTTGGTCGCTTTGGAGTACTTGCATGCAAAAGGCATTGTTTACCGTGACTTAAAACCCGAAAACATTTTAATCCGTGAAGACGGCCACATTATGTTATCCGATTTCGATCTCTGTTTCAACGCTGACGTGGATCCCAAACTTGAAACTCGAACTCAGCTCGGTAAGAAACACCGGTCACGAAACGCCTGTTTTCGTGACCGGAGACCTGTGGAGCAGGTCGTGACCGAATTCGTCGCGGAGCCAACGAATGCGTTCTCCAAATCCTGCGTGGGAACACATGAATACCTAGCGCCCGAGCTGGTCAACGGAAGCGGCCACGGCAACGGAGTTGACTGGTGGGCATTCGGCATCTTAGTTTACGAGATGCTCTATGGAACGACACCGTTCAAGGGATCAACTAAAGAATCAACTCTACGCAATATAGCATCTACAAAAGGGGCGTTGTTTAACGAACAAGAGAATGCAGAAGTAAAAGACCTGATAGAGAAGTTGTTAGTAAAAGATCCGAGAGGAAGGCTCGGATGCTCCAGAGGCGCAACTGATATTAAACGACACCCGTTTTTCAACGGAGTGAACTGGCCGTTAATCCGGACGTTATCGGCACCGGAAGTACGTGGAATAGCGTTTAAGAGGAGCAAGTCGCATATCAGTGGCATGGCATTGCAGAAGAGAAGGCAATGGTGGAGAAAGGGGCTTAGTTTCTTTGTGGGAAGAAATAAATTTAGTCTCAACTCGaatcataattattattgttcGATTAATAATGATAAGGTTCGGAAACATGTATGATTTCATTTTGTTTACCGTTTTGTTACAGATGTTTGTATATGTAGGAAGTGAGAATACGTCAATTTTGTTGAGCGGTTTGTTTTTGGGATCACGGTCCGACCCAACCCCAACTGAATTGAAATATATGtgaacaatttttatatttaattgaaaatgagTTGCATTTCAGTGTTTCTGCATATACAGATAGTGAGATAGTGGTGGTATGATATCCTGGtttcttattgtttgtgtgtattCTGGCTTTCTAGGATTTAAAATCTGCTATTCTGTGAAGGTCGCGTTTGGTTCATGTTTAATGAGTCCGGTTAACGAGAATCAGGTATCGAAAACCTGCtaaacttgaacaagttcattGCCAGAGGTAATATGAGTGTTCTGCATTTCGCAAAATATTTTCCGCAAGTCACACTGTTCAAATTTGTactatctaatattttttaacagAATTCTGTACTAAAAACAGGGTTTATTCATAATACACAAAGTCTGGCAAATGCAGGCAGatagggctgtaaatcgatacggactatccggtgtctcggctcatattcggctcgaaaatatgatacatgtctcatatccgttttgaaaacgatccaaatttggcggaaaaattaagcccgtataatatatgatcccggatacgagcacacctatacccgctcagattcggtctcatataatttttcataatatgatcctacccgaataaccgaatatgatccacggttcatattcgattcaaactcatatacctattatattttaacaccatcatatttgcaagtaaatagtcatcattttataaaattgtactatcttatttaagtttatatcttcataaaatatgatttatttaatgtgataatgcttattatcttcatatatatttaataaatgacatATACCAACacataactataagttttaattcaaaattattatactttataatattatgtttacttggactaaatgataattatttgaacaactgaaataataatgatatttgatgttagtggatcatatccggctcatattcgatggatcataaactacccggttaaaaaatagaaaatacgatactggatcatatccggttcggatccgaatctcaaatacccgggatcggtttatacccgaataaaacgatcccggacccaaatctggacaacctaaaaataatatgatccgatacttgagcagaggggtacccgggatcacctggatcattttacagccctacaGGCAGATGGTACATGTGGAAGGAAGAAAATTAGATCCTTGATTTGGGGAAGGAATACAGAATATACAACATAATGAAGACTTAGTGAAGAATCTGGCTCGAAAATTTGATATGatataaactaattaatacCGTTTCATGGGGCGGTAGTTTACCTAATACAGGAAGTTTCTGATGAAAATTGCAGTTTAGCTGGAAGAACAATTCCCCATTACAATACACTGCCAGATGGTACTACTGCACAAATTGCTCTGTTATCAAGAGCCGCATCAACAACTCCACTAGCTAGGTTATATAAATCTGCTCCTTCAAGAATTTCAGGATATCGAAAAATGCAACAATCC
This genomic window contains:
- the LOC135147303 gene encoding uncharacterized protein LOC135147303 isoform X2, whose protein sequence is MESCGLQAQKFSHKLTHMDTLSDEMMIPRSFCSKYAHDLHEDMELKLRNGYVLPVKFDHSRGVFKGLLCFFKHFKLNGGELLVFEYFGRYNINVYILGSNLSEIKYPDFKFNMPESPPRLVTLGDGGWRFVWFNSGRQTTINEIQPPEAFLDRCEFSFREPMKYVISNGKKFGCSYCPSSRKFIGLDCVCEMLKNTGTKEIHMLLFKYDVDSVITISAFDKELCEIVYPGTPLSIEAGGDHPSIGFQFEIHVEEIHMSPECYVVYISPLFKKLCSMWDTFQSIYVYSGNGSWKLDICRRDDYYRSTIEDGWQQLRDGLALEVGDICIFECPVDSLDRFNVRVVKKQ
- the LOC135147303 gene encoding uncharacterized protein LOC135147303 isoform X1; translated protein: MESCGLQAQKFSHKLTHMDTLSDEMMIPRSFCSKYAHDLHEDMELKLRNGYVLPVKFDHSRGVFKGLLCFFKHFKLNGGELLVFEYFGRYNINVYILGSNLSEIKYPDFKFNMPESPPRLVTLGDGGWRFVWFNSGRQTTINEIQPPEAFLDRCEFSFREPMKYVISNGKKFGCSYCPSSRKFIGLDCVCEMLKNTGTKEIHMLLFKYDVDSVITISAFDKELCEIVYPGTPLSIVEAGGDHPSIGFQFEIHVEEIHMSPECYVVYISPLFKKLCSMWDTFQSIYVYSGNGSWKLDICRRDDYYRSTIEDGWQQLRDGLALEVGDICIFECPVDSLDRFNVRVVKKQ
- the LOC108226226 gene encoding replication protein A 70 kDa DNA-binding subunit E — protein: MSKTKYDSFKDLRKSKYDWKVQARILHFWRGFSKTKQSFKSFNILLVDSKRVRIHAFVPGTEADELAKLLEVGKVYLIENFTVSDYTSDDKFRCVRKEIQIVFDNQTKITPLEEKAVNIEKHVFDFFDLSDLKSLVNQQTYLADVIGVMEKPKPLAKIKNRHGILQDQIKFRIADGSTIVKVTFWDEFAVRFSAALKHNFQCPIIIIIGSARITEWSNEPTIANASPTSFYLNCDHRNVAEFRKRLSSESFPDMNLDYSTNATLDVYKVQSIKEFKEDQILKEVLCQVKIRKIQNISSWFQVCIFASDDTGAIDIMLEDREVRTVIGKSVFNIIDEGQSKENLPVILKSMENKDYTIKLLIKKENITEDYPIYSAEDIMEGFKIETDSDDESTPHPIEQMQTQPSASSYHLDSLSGISYTSKKREK
- the LOC108226417 gene encoding serine/threonine-protein kinase WAG1 — its product is MDNKNNDHFSYPPDSDLDLSFTSCASAATTTTFSSSARSSLARSSLTLSFNESRLSSTTSASTSIPSLHSRPHRQSDPNWSAIKTATNLSSDNTLHLRHFKLLRHLGSGNLGRVFLCRLRDNDHANFALKVIDRDSLTSKKICHVETEAQILSTLDHPFLPTLYAHLQVSHYTCLLIDYCPNGDLHNLLHKQPGYRLPVASVKFYAAQVLVALEYLHAKGIVYRDLKPENILIREDGHIMLSDFDLCFNADVDPKLETRTQLGKKHRSRNACFRDRRPVEQVVTEFVAEPTNAFSKSCVGTHEYLAPELVNGSGHGNGVDWWAFGILVYEMLYGTTPFKGSTKESTLRNIASTKGALFNEQENAEVKDLIEKLLVKDPRGRLGCSRGATDIKRHPFFNGVNWPLIRTLSAPEVRGIAFKRSKSHISGMALQKRRQWWRKGLSFFVGRNKFSLNSNHNYYCSINNDKVRKHV